In the genome of Stigmatella aurantiaca, one region contains:
- a CDS encoding GNAT family N-acetyltransferase encodes MSTADVLESNTLFHEAWKFYARACPKGEIVQQPGVLIAACHVPWSIMNIAFQPAPEGTEAGLTGALDVAAGYFTPRGLAWMFALAWDWLPPPLRSRAAGLCDQRGLALAMESVGMVAEQLAPPVRPLPALDLRFVTDNDAKGAQHIADIHAAAYGASLDTARQSLAIPALFQGESRGYLGYEKGQYVASTAVLRLGNVAYIGYVATRPDFQGKGYAEALIRLALQDAKRLWGLERTALHATLAGFPVYQRMGYREVTRFGLYSPRSPGR; translated from the coding sequence ATGTCCACCGCCGATGTCCTCGAATCCAACACCCTCTTTCACGAAGCCTGGAAGTTCTACGCACGCGCCTGTCCGAAGGGGGAGATCGTCCAGCAACCCGGGGTGCTCATCGCCGCGTGCCATGTGCCCTGGTCCATCATGAACATCGCCTTCCAGCCCGCGCCGGAGGGCACCGAGGCGGGGCTGACGGGGGCGCTGGATGTGGCGGCCGGCTACTTCACGCCGCGCGGGCTTGCGTGGATGTTCGCGCTCGCGTGGGACTGGCTACCGCCGCCCCTGCGCTCCCGGGCCGCTGGGCTGTGCGACCAGCGCGGACTGGCGCTCGCCATGGAGTCCGTGGGCATGGTGGCCGAGCAGCTCGCGCCCCCCGTCCGGCCCCTCCCCGCGTTGGATCTCCGGTTCGTCACCGATAACGATGCGAAGGGGGCCCAGCACATCGCCGACATTCACGCGGCGGCCTACGGCGCATCCCTGGACACGGCCCGGCAGTCCCTCGCCATTCCCGCCCTCTTCCAGGGCGAGAGCCGGGGGTACCTGGGCTATGAGAAGGGGCAGTACGTGGCCTCGACCGCGGTGCTGCGGCTGGGGAACGTGGCCTATATCGGCTACGTGGCCACGCGGCCGGACTTCCAGGGCAAGGGGTACGCGGAGGCGCTCATCCGCCTGGCGCTCCAGGACGCGAAGCGCCTGTGGGGACTGGAGCGCACGGCGCTGCATGCCACCCTGGCGGGGTTCCCGGTCTACCAGCGCATGGGCTACCGGGAGGTGACGCGCTTCGGGCTGTACTCGCCTCGAAGTCCTGGACGCTGA